One window of the Conexibacter sp. SYSU D00693 genome contains the following:
- a CDS encoding nitroreductase family deazaflavin-dependent oxidoreductase, whose translation MPGLRDALRSPASTLTGLVRAPQPGTPGHRLFHHVTVAHVRLYRVSGGRIGGRFDRAPVLLLHHVGRRTGQARVTPLLHVRDGDDLVVVASMGGIPRHPAWFHNLMAMDETEVEVGRERRRVRPRVASSTEKGRLWPTLVAAYPAYATYQARTQRDIPVVLLERV comes from the coding sequence ATGCCCGGCCTCCGTGACGCCCTGCGCAGCCCCGCCTCGACGCTCACCGGGCTGGTGCGGGCGCCGCAGCCCGGCACGCCGGGACACCGGCTCTTCCACCACGTGACCGTCGCCCACGTGCGGCTCTACCGGGTGAGCGGCGGGCGGATCGGCGGGCGCTTCGACCGCGCGCCGGTGCTCCTGCTGCACCACGTGGGGCGCCGGACGGGGCAGGCGCGCGTGACGCCGCTGCTGCACGTCCGCGACGGCGACGACCTCGTCGTCGTCGCCTCGATGGGCGGGATCCCGAGGCACCCGGCCTGGTTCCACAACCTCATGGCGATGGACGAGACCGAGGTCGAGGTCGGTCGCGAACGTCGCCGCGTGCGCCCGCGCGTGGCGTCCTCGACGGAGAAGGGACGGCTGTGGCCGACGCTGGTGGCCGCGTACCCCGCGTACGCGACCTACCAGGCACGGACGCAGCGCGACATCCCCGTCGTGCTGCTCGAGCGCGTCTAG
- a CDS encoding alpha-hydroxy-acid oxidizing protein, whose translation MSETQPAAPFANYQYEIYLRGMAGEKPSWPVGWAELEAAAEAALDPGPRGYLFGGSGTEDSMRENLEAFRRWRLVPRMLRDVGERTLARQVLGTELHAPVLLAPVGVQSILHPDGELASARAAAAAGVPYVASTASSFTLEEIAEAGGGAPQWFQLYWPRGEELAASFVRRAEAAGYGAIVVTLDTWLLGWRPRDLQQAYLPFLQSIGIANYLADPVFRSTLAAPPEEDPQAAVGQFVGVFSNPTVTWEDLAFLRSVTELPILLKGILSADDARKALDHGVDGILVSNHGGRQVDGGVAALDALPAVVATAGDDVPVLLDSGVRSGSDALKAIALGASAVLLGRPYLWGLATAGEEGVLRVIRSFLAELDLAMALTGHAGIDQVDADAVTRRPA comes from the coding sequence ATGTCCGAGACGCAGCCCGCGGCGCCGTTCGCCAACTACCAGTACGAGATCTACCTGCGCGGCATGGCCGGCGAGAAGCCGAGCTGGCCGGTCGGCTGGGCGGAGCTCGAGGCGGCGGCCGAGGCAGCGCTCGACCCGGGCCCGCGCGGCTACCTCTTCGGCGGCTCCGGCACCGAGGACTCGATGCGCGAGAACCTCGAGGCGTTCCGGCGCTGGCGCCTGGTCCCGCGCATGCTGCGCGACGTCGGCGAGCGCACGCTGGCGCGCCAGGTGCTGGGCACCGAGCTGCATGCGCCGGTGCTGCTCGCGCCCGTCGGCGTCCAGTCGATCCTGCACCCCGACGGCGAACTCGCCAGCGCCCGCGCCGCCGCGGCCGCCGGCGTCCCGTACGTCGCGAGCACCGCGTCGTCGTTCACGCTGGAGGAGATCGCCGAGGCCGGCGGCGGCGCGCCCCAGTGGTTCCAGCTCTACTGGCCGCGGGGCGAGGAGCTCGCCGCGTCGTTCGTGCGCCGCGCCGAGGCGGCGGGCTACGGCGCCATCGTCGTCACGCTCGACACCTGGCTGCTGGGCTGGCGCCCGCGCGACCTGCAGCAGGCGTACCTGCCGTTCCTGCAGTCGATCGGCATCGCGAACTACCTGGCCGACCCGGTCTTCCGCTCGACGCTCGCCGCGCCGCCGGAGGAGGACCCGCAGGCCGCGGTCGGCCAGTTCGTCGGCGTCTTCTCCAACCCGACGGTCACCTGGGAGGACCTCGCGTTCCTGCGCTCGGTCACCGAGCTGCCGATCCTCCTCAAGGGCATCCTGTCGGCCGACGACGCGCGCAAGGCGCTCGACCACGGCGTCGACGGCATCCTCGTCTCCAACCACGGCGGCCGCCAGGTCGACGGCGGCGTCGCCGCACTCGACGCGCTGCCCGCGGTCGTCGCGACGGCGGGCGACGACGTGCCCGTCCTGCTCGACAGCGGGGTGCGCTCGGGCTCGGACGCGCTCAAGGCGATCGCGCTGGGCGCGAGCGCCGTCCTGCTGGGCCGGCCCTACCTCTGGGGCCTGGCGACGGCCGGCGAGGAGGGCGTCCTGCGCGTGATCCGCTCGTTCCTCGCCGAGCTCGACCTCGCGATGGCGCTGACCGGCCACGCCGGGATCGACCAGGTCGACGCCGACGCGGTGACGCGCCGGCCGGCCTAG
- a CDS encoding adenylate/guanylate cyclase domain-containing protein: MRRDPARARPFGSWLLGKPDEATRRAALRVRVLLALVVVVANLVGACAVFAIAAFLLPAPPVDDDAEVIVLNLVVAGGYVLVAVAIGAGLGYRAVRRRIGWALEGRTPDEAEQRAVLRIPLVLLGVQAALWAIAVVGFSLFNALLDVDLLTHVGITVLISGAVTCSYAYLLSEFVLRPLAARALATGAPERLFVPGVTLRTVLAFSLGSGLPVLGLMLVALSVLTGREVSATRMAVTVLALGGIVLVVGLFLTLLAARATADPVRGLRAALTRVERGDLEAEVEVYDGTEVGLLQAGFNRMVLGLREREHIRDLFGRHVGEDVARAALERDVELGGEVREVAVLFVDVVGSTKLASERPPQEVVELLNRFFGVVVDVVAEHGGLVNKFEGDGALAVFGAPIPVDDAAGSALAAARCLPSRLADAVPELSAGVGVSAGAAVAGNVGAEARFEYTVIGDPVNEASRLTDAAKDVEGCVLASMAAVEAAGDEEARRWEPGEELALRGRATRTRVARPVR, from the coding sequence ATGCGACGGGATCCTGCGCGTGCCCGTCCCTTCGGCTCGTGGCTGCTGGGCAAGCCCGACGAGGCGACCCGCCGGGCGGCCCTGCGGGTGCGCGTCCTGCTCGCGCTCGTCGTCGTGGTGGCCAACCTCGTCGGCGCCTGCGCGGTCTTCGCGATCGCCGCGTTCCTGCTGCCGGCGCCCCCGGTGGACGACGATGCCGAGGTCATCGTCCTCAACCTCGTCGTCGCCGGCGGCTACGTCCTCGTCGCGGTGGCCATCGGCGCGGGGCTGGGCTACCGGGCGGTGCGCCGGCGCATCGGCTGGGCGCTCGAGGGCCGCACGCCCGACGAGGCCGAGCAGCGCGCCGTGCTGCGGATCCCGCTGGTCCTGCTCGGGGTGCAGGCGGCGCTCTGGGCGATCGCGGTCGTCGGCTTCTCGCTGTTCAACGCGCTGCTCGACGTCGACCTGCTCACCCACGTCGGCATCACCGTCCTCATCTCCGGCGCGGTGACCTGCAGCTACGCCTACCTGCTCAGCGAGTTCGTCCTGCGCCCCCTCGCGGCGCGCGCCCTGGCGACCGGCGCGCCCGAGCGGCTCTTCGTCCCCGGCGTGACGCTGCGCACCGTCCTGGCGTTCTCGCTGGGCTCGGGCCTGCCGGTGCTCGGCCTGATGCTCGTCGCGCTCTCCGTGCTCACCGGCCGCGAGGTGTCGGCGACGCGCATGGCCGTGACGGTGCTCGCGCTCGGCGGGATCGTCCTGGTCGTCGGGCTGTTCCTCACGCTGCTCGCCGCGCGCGCGACGGCCGACCCGGTGCGCGGGCTGCGCGCGGCGCTGACGCGCGTCGAGCGCGGCGACCTCGAGGCGGAGGTGGAGGTCTACGACGGCACCGAGGTCGGCCTCCTGCAGGCCGGGTTCAACCGCATGGTCCTCGGGCTGCGCGAGCGGGAGCACATCCGCGACCTCTTCGGCCGCCACGTCGGCGAGGACGTCGCCCGCGCGGCGCTCGAGCGCGACGTGGAGCTCGGCGGCGAGGTGCGCGAGGTGGCGGTGCTCTTCGTCGACGTCGTCGGCTCGACGAAGCTCGCCTCCGAGCGCCCGCCCCAGGAGGTGGTCGAGCTGCTCAACCGCTTCTTCGGCGTGGTGGTGGACGTCGTGGCCGAGCACGGCGGCCTGGTCAACAAGTTCGAGGGCGACGGGGCGCTGGCGGTCTTCGGTGCGCCGATCCCGGTCGACGACGCCGCCGGCAGCGCCCTCGCGGCCGCCCGGTGCCTGCCCTCGCGGCTGGCCGACGCGGTGCCGGAGCTCAGCGCCGGCGTCGGCGTCTCGGCCGGCGCGGCGGTGGCCGGCAACGTCGGGGCCGAGGCGCGCTTCGAGTACACGGTCATCGGCGACCCGGTCAACGAGGCGTCGCGGCTGACCGACGCCGCCAAGGACGTCGAGGGCTGCGTGCTGGCGTCGATGGCCGCGGTCGAAGCCGCCGGCGACGAGGAGGCCCGGCGCTGGGAGCCCGGCGAGGAGCTCGCGCTGCGCGGGCGGGCGACGCGCACCCGCGTCGCCCGCCCTGTGCGCTAG